A part of Rubidibacter lacunae KORDI 51-2 genomic DNA contains:
- a CDS encoding peptidoglycan recognition protein family protein, with product MSYQEVKKIYLHWSATSYNWSKPGSYHTVVLGDGTIKRLTAYDQYLSKHTLSRNSNAVGICIACMGGKIWVDYPPTPIQIENMCKEVANLASQLGWSQDDITIKKVMTHAEAAALRDFRKSDAEKASGVSLKTALHRGLPHENYGPMRWHDGWPGGTALRWDLWQLQESDIGGTGGATLRDMVKSYMAGGRFSRSTRISVDDLRACPLHINGRKSLEAYIFTDDSCYAKLADLAKAYKIEIEWNKTNRYVNLVKSNIREPKFSTDSLLLKGYPIVDIFINRSPHSSQPFMQGIIVNNSTWVKVDEFANELSIIIDVAGDFSSVRLGNLTAADGGSLSGTNVSTMIWVKQKTSLRAQPLSERKVVAKGLQKQMATIVPGKYIIRDYQEEGDYFWVKWCDPRILERDGDYIHSDRAEIVVGSGRESSVVKSLAPALS from the coding sequence ATGTCTTATCAAGAAGTCAAGAAAATATATCTTCACTGGTCAGCTACCTCATATAACTGGTCAAAACCCGGTTCTTACCATACGGTTGTTCTGGGAGATGGCACAATCAAGCGACTGACTGCCTACGACCAGTATCTGTCCAAACATACACTGAGTCGTAACAGTAATGCTGTTGGGATTTGCATTGCTTGCATGGGAGGCAAAATCTGGGTAGATTATCCTCCCACACCCATACAAATTGAAAATATGTGCAAGGAGGTTGCAAATTTAGCTTCCCAACTAGGGTGGAGTCAAGACGACATCACAATTAAGAAAGTGATGACTCATGCTGAAGCTGCTGCACTGCGAGATTTTCGAAAATCTGACGCTGAAAAAGCCAGTGGAGTTTCTCTTAAAACTGCCCTTCATCGAGGCTTACCTCATGAAAACTACGGTCCTATGCGTTGGCATGATGGTTGGCCAGGTGGAACGGCACTCCGCTGGGATTTGTGGCAACTTCAAGAAAGCGATATCGGCGGGACTGGAGGTGCTACCCTACGTGACATGGTTAAATCCTACATGGCTGGGGGTAGGTTTTCGCGGTCAACCAGAATCTCTGTGGACGACCTGCGTGCCTGCCCGCTCCACATCAATGGTCGGAAATCTCTAGAGGCATATATCTTCACTGATGACTCTTGCTACGCTAAACTTGCTGACTTAGCTAAGGCTTACAAAATTGAGATCGAATGGAATAAGACTAATCGCTACGTCAACTTGGTTAAGTCTAATATTCGTGAGCCCAAGTTCTCGACTGATTCCCTCTTGCTAAAGGGATATCCCATAGTAGACATATTCATCAATCGTTCTCCCCATTCGAGCCAGCCTTTTATGCAAGGCATCATCGTCAATAACTCTACCTGGGTCAAAGTAGACGAGTTTGCCAACGAGTTGAGCATTATTATCGATGTTGCTGGCGATTTTAGCTCTGTTCGCCTCGGCAACCTAACCGCTGCTGATGGGGGCTCACTCAGTGGGACGAACGTGTCAACAATGATTTGGGTCAAACAAAAAACCTCCCTCAGAGCCCAGCCTTTATCCGAACGCAAAGTTGTTGCCAAAGGCTTGCAGAAGCAGATGGCCACGATCGTACCTGGGAAATATATCATTCGCGATTACCAGGAGGAGGGAGATTACTTTTGGGTTAAGTGGTGCGATCCCAGAATATTGGAGAGAGACGGAGATTATATCCATAGCGATCGCGCCGAGATAGTTGTTGGTTCTGGCCGCGAATCTTCCGTAGTCAAGAGTCTAGCCCCAGCCCTGAGCTAG